One Branchiostoma floridae strain S238N-H82 unplaced genomic scaffold, Bfl_VNyyK Sc7u5tJ_1320, whole genome shotgun sequence genomic window carries:
- the LOC118407353 gene encoding 2,5-dichloro-2,5-cyclohexadiene-1,4-diol dehydrogenase-like, which translates to MATSTNTRKPVALVTGGGSGIGRATAVRFAELGYSCVVADIDEQSAKETLGMLQTPGIAVQVDVTMATSVEAMVTAAVQRFGRIDCAFNGAGTEGSYAKIVDYPEEEYDRVMGVNAKGVWLCLKYEIAQMLQQEPVVSDPARWADKPDVCRFRGVRGSIVSASSVNGLRGVQCLSPYCASKWAILGITETAAVEYAKDGIRVNAVCPAGTATPMLDRFCEMLPLHLRGREGPKGYPLGRVAAPEEIAEAVCWLCSDACPFTTGEHLKILGGRM; encoded by the coding sequence atggcaaccagcACAAACACACGAAAGCCCGTTGCCCTGGTAACGGGAGGCGGGAGCGGTATCGGTCGTGCCACGGCGGTCAGGTTTGCTGAGCTCGGGTACAGCTGTGTGGTGGCTGATATCGACGAGCAGAGCGCCAAGGAGACACTGGGCATGCTCCAAACTCCGGGCATCGCCGTGCAGGTGgacgttaccatggcgacaAGCGTGGAAGCCATGGTAACCGCGGCGGTTCAGCGCTTCGGGCGGATCGACTGCGCCTTTAACGGTGCCGGGACTGAGGGATCGTACGCCAAAATTGTGGATTACCCAGAAGAGGAGTATGACCGCGTTATGGGCGTGAACGCCAAGGGCGTGTGGTTGTGTCTGAAATACGAGATCGCCCAGATGCTGCAGCAGGAGCCCGTCGTGAGCGACCCGGCTAGATGGGCCGACAAGCCGGACGTGTGCCGCTTCCGCGGGGTGCGGGGCAGCATCGTCAGCGCCAGCAGCGTGAACGGTCTGAGGGGTGTTCAGTGCCTCAGCCCCTACTGCGCGTCAAAGTGGGCCATTCTGGGGATCACCGAGACAGCCGCAGTGGAGTACGCCAAGGACGGGATACGTGTGAACGCCGTCTGTCCAGCGGGGACCGCTACTCCCATGCTGGATCGATTCTGCGAAATGTTGCCACTACACCTTCGCGGGCGAGAAGGTCCAAAGGGGTATCCACTCGGTCGCGTAGCGGCGCCCGAGGAGATTGCAGAGGCCGTGTGCTGGCTGTGCAGCGACGCCTGTCCGTTCACTACAGGAGAGCACCTGAAAATTCTTGGGGGTCGGATGTGA
- the LOC118407356 gene encoding jasmonate O-methyltransferase-like — protein sequence MRLHGLLPTSDKHNYLKDFKNVYVAACGTSFYEQCLPNEFVNFGFSSTAMHWLSRGPCSLPDAVFHMVSSCEEVKEQFAKQAAQDWELILLLRARELAPGGRMVIICPADKDGYFGGGRWDSGKVNVFQKLSSMWHTFAMRGKITKEEFVNTNVFAYTRTPEEMQSPFVNEDSPVRKAGLALVRMETKHTPCAIHARWQREGGNARKHAEQFVNMLRSWSTHAFYAGLSDGRSEEEKTAILESFYNEYENEVAAAPAKYSFEHISSFLHVKKDKTAGPVH from the exons ATGAGGCTCCATGGGTTGCTGCCAACGTCTGACAAGCATAACTACCTGAAGGACTTTAAAAACGTTTATGTCGCTGCATGTGGCacatcattttatgagcaa TGTTTACCCAATGAATTTGTCAACTTTGGGTTTTCCTCCACCGCGATGCACTGGTTAAGCCGGGGGCCATGTTCTCTTCCTGACGCTGTGTTCCACATGGTGAGCAGCTGTGAGGAGGTGAAGGAACAGTTCGCTAAACAGGCCGCTCAGGACTGGGAACTGATCCTCCTTCTGAGAGCAAGAGAACTGGCACCAG GCGGCCGTATGGTAATAATCTGCCCTGCTGACAAAGATGGATACTTTGGAGGCGGAAGATGGGACAGTGGGAAGGTCAACGTGTTCCAAAAACTGTCGTCAATGTGGCACACTTTTGCAATGCGTGGGAAAATAACTAAG GAAGAATTTGTCAACACCAACGTATTTGCATATACGCGAACTCCAGAAGAAATGCAATCCCCCTTCGTCAACGAGGATTCACCAGTGCGGAAGGCTGGACTGGCATTGGTTAGAATGGAGACAAAG CATACTCCATGCGCTATCCACGCTCGATGgcagagagagggagggaaCGCGCGCAAGCACGCTGAACAGTTCGTTAACATGTTACGCAGCTGGAGTACCCATGCATTCTACGCCG GACTTTCAGACGGACGCAGTGAGGAAGAAAAAACGGCAATTCTGGAGTCCTTCTACAATGAATACGAGAACGAAGTCGCAGCAGCTCCTGCAAAATATAGCTTTGAACATATAAGTTCTTTCTTACACGtcaaaaaagacaaaacagcAGGTCCAGTACATTAA
- the LOC118407350 gene encoding neural cell adhesion molecule 1-like, producing the protein MPVDARVLLVLVTCVRCVIGQVRVLPDSPSVVRKEGEDIIFTCSDDSASLANQELRWYGPTGVEISGTGVRVFTENSQGLSRLRVLQIQRQDGGSYTCRGESGDEITSVLVVFKPITFDSAPAEQNFQVNSDAVLECQVSGDPQPTVVWYRDNNEVGNSAKYRKMANNNLVIGNIQLQDAGLYKCEASVASDGRFAERDIQVSVLYPPAVFMDTPDTVGAVVGFTVNMSCSARGNPTPQMAWYRDGRELLPSSDGNVRIYTAEGVSILGLKVNNSTTYGEYNCTAYNGLGSVSRNIILREAAVPTPPTGLRVTHLAAHQVTILFKKSYSENGVPVTHYVTEISGSNGDMSSQVGPASETTMTLDGLAKNTSYSIRLRGVNIAGASDASEALNFTTPGESQNPNAPVILSDKISAEAIAYQLRASVPSDPTDPAVDCAVSYRQTSTNQLRHQWMNVTLPCNRNTSISTVLITGLQSDTEYEGRVYAMRASGTVGVADFVFMTAAEVTAQQVGGVSAGGTAAIVIVVLLVVMVAADVTCCALGKGGATLFLWNKVRGNAKSIPIKNEEAPAEELETTMAAEPQSAPADPSSGPTTENGTPQDVKKAKAVKLPLALWWSKFKRARNQDGAGPTDGAEKEKSCEERKAENGEVAEDSNQQNSVPPKSESEKTANSEEGNAEEEKTDAVTSEEEASPAAPDVVGGTDAAESTETTLLLDETKEDAPGEQPNGLAV; encoded by the exons ATGCCTGTGGATGCCCGAGTGCTGCTCGTGCTAGTGACGTGTGTTCGGTGCGTGATCGGCCAGGTTCGGGTTTTGCCGGACAGTCCGTCGGTTGTTCGGAAGGAGGGCGAGGACATCATCTTCACCTGCAGTGACGACAGCGCGTCTCTGGCCAATCAGGAGCTGAGATGGTATGGACCAACCGGAGTCGAGATCAGCGGGACCGGAGTACGCGTGTTCACGGAGAACTCCCAGGGCCTGTCCAGGCTGAGGGTGCTCCAGATCCAGCGGCAAGACGGAG GAAGCTACACGTGCCGAGGGGAGTCTGGGGACGAGATCACGTCAGTGCTGGTTGTGTTCAAGCCCATCACGTTCGACAGCGCACCGGCTGAGCAGAACTTCCAAGTCAACAG TGACGCAGTTCTGGAATGCCAGGTGTCCGGGGACCCCCAGCCGACAGTAGTGTGGTACAGAGACAACAACGAGGTCGGCAACAGCGCAAAGTACCGCAAAATGGCCAACAACAACCTAGTCATCGGCAACATCCAGCTGCAAGATGCCGGCCTGTACAA ATGTGAGGCGTCTGTGGCGAGTGACGGGCGGTTTGCCGAGCGGGACATCCAGGTGTCTGTGCTGTACCCCCCAGCGGTGTTCATGGACACACCGGACACAGTGGGAGCTGTGGTCGGCTTCACCGTCAACATGAGCTGCAGCGCCCGCGGTAACCCCACCCCGCAGATGGCCTGGTACCGGGACGGGAGAGAGCTGCTGCCCTCGTCTGACGGCAACGTTAGAATCTACACAGCGGAGGGTGTCAGCATCCTGGGACTAAAAGTCAACAACTCCACAACGTACGGAGAGTACAACTGCACTGCATACAACGGGCTGGGTAGCGTGTCCAGGAACATCATTCTCCGGGAGGCGGCAGTCCCCACCCCGCCGACCGGTCTACGAGTCACGCACCTGGCTGCACATCAAGTCACCATCCTGTTCAAGAAGTCGTACAGTGAGAATGGAGTCCCCGTGACACACTATGTCACAGAGATCAGCGGCTCCAACGGAGACATGTCTTCACAGGTGGGACCTGCCTCGGAGACGACCATGACCCTGGACGGGCTGGCGAAGAACACTTCCTACAGCATCCGTCTGCGAGGCGTCAACATCGCAGGAGCCAGCGACGCGTCCGAGGCTCTGAACTTCACAACCCCCGGGGAATCCCAGAATCCGAATGCTCCGGTCATCTTGAGTGACAAAATTAGCGCAGAAGCTATCGCGTACCAACTCAGAGCTTCAGTCCCCTCTGATCCTACAGACCCTGCCGTGGACTGCGCTGTGTCTTACCGGCAAACCAGCACCAACCAGCTTCGGCATCAGTGGATGAACGTCACCTTACCCTGCAACAGAAACACCAGCATCAGTACCGTCCTCATCACGGGTCTGCAGTCTGACACCGAGTACGAGGGGAGAGTCTACGCCATGAGAGCTTCAGGAACTGTTGGAGTCGCGGACTTCGTCTTCATGACTGCTGCTGAGGTTACCGCGCAGCAGGTGGGAGGGGTATCAGCAGGCGGAACAGCGGCTATTGTCATTGTCGTGCTCCTGGTCGTCATGGTAGCGGCTGACGTCACGTGCTGCGCGCTGGGAAAAGGCGGCGCCACGCTCTTCCTCTGGAACAAGGTCCGAGGCAACGCCAAGAGCATCCCCATCAAAAACGAGGAGGCTCCCGCTGAAGAGTTGGAGACAACCATGGCGGCAGAACCCCAGTCTGCCCCCGCCGACCCCAGTTCGGGACCCACCACCGAGAACGGCACACCACAAGACGTCAAGAAAGCGAAAGCAGTGAAACTTCCCCTAGCGCTCTGGTGGAGCAAATTTAAGCGCGCTCGTAACCAGGACGGTGCAGGGCCGACTGACGGTGCCGAAAAGGAGAAATCCTGCGAAGAGCGAAAGGCTGAAAATGGCGAGGTGGCGGAAGATAGCAACCAACAGAATTCGGTCCCCCCTAAGAGCGAATCTGAAAAGACTGCTAACAGCGAAGAAGGAAACGCTGAGGAAGAGAAAACTGACGCCGTGACGTCAGAAGAGGAAGCTTCGCCAGCCGCGCCCGACGTTGTCGGAGGGACTGACGCTGCGGAAAGCACCGAGACGACCTTACTTCTGGACGAGACCAAGGAAGACGCTCCTGGAGAACAACCTAACGGCCTGGCAGTCTAG